Within Hydrogenoanaerobacterium saccharovorans, the genomic segment GTTTGACATATGAATCAGAATGGCATAAACAATCGTGTTGGTTTTTACCGTTACATAGGCGAGCACCGCCCCTATAATAAAGGTACTGATAAGCTGATAACTGTTGCCATGTAATAAGGAAAACAGAAATGCCGATGCAAAAACGCAGATTGCTTCGCCGTATGCACGCAGCTTATCGATAAGAATACCGCGAAAAATGTATTCTTCTACTACCGGTGCAATGATACCTACCACCAAAAATGTAGGGATAATACTCATGTTTTCAATCGTAGAGGATGGATCGGCAACAGGGCTGCCTTTGATCAGCCCGAGAATTCCGTTTAAAATAAGGGTTGCTATCCCCCCCGCCACACTCAACGCCAAGGTGATGCATGTGAGCGCACCTATTTGCGGTGCTGTAAGGTCTTTCCCCTCTGTCATTTTTGCAGCAGGCATACCGCGCACCGCCAACAGCAGCACCCCCAGCCCAAAAATATACAGCGGAATAGTGGCAAGTATCCACCAAAACACCTCGTTGTTTAAAAACTGAGGTATATAATATTTCATTAGCCTTGATAAACCGAACTGCGTAGCATAAGTTACTGCAATCAGTGCAGTCATTGCCCATCCAATGCGTGAAAATGCTTTTTTCATCGTTTTTTGTGCAATTTGCTTGTCCGTTTCTTCCATGTATGAGTACACCCTCTTAATGCTGTTAATTTCATGTCTTAGTATTTCATACATTATAACATGTATCCTCTGTAAAAGAAAAGGCAGACTTTTAATAGATTTATTGCATTGTGTTTCGTTTTCTTCCCCCGCGGATTTCATTTGATATTCTTAGCCCACAACGGAAGCCATCTTCAAAGTTTTGACGTTGTGCCTCACCGCTTAACAAATCTTTTCCTTCAATGATTTTACTTAAGAGCCTTTTTTCATAAGGATTTAAGCTTAAAAGTAACAGTTTTATACTTTCCGATGTTTCTACAGAAATTTTGCTGTAAATGCTGTCCTGCCTTGAATTCGCTTTACGTCGCTTAGCATTCATAAGATACAGCGAAGCTAACACCCGATGCATAATTGTTCCTCCATTCAATTTGTATTCTTATTTTGAATACTATTTAGAATATATTATAAGAATACAATACAGAATATAATAATGTCAAGAGGAGGTTGATAAAATGGCAACTTTTGTGCCTAGAAAACCTGAAAAGGACATTATTTCAATGCGAATCAGCTTAGACTTATTAGAAAAAGTTGATGCTATCGCAGAAAAAACAGGTATCAGCCGTAATGAGTTATTAAATCAATGTATTGCTTATGCGCTGAACAACATGTATGAAAACGAATAGTTTATTATAAAAGATATCACCGCTGCGGCGGCGAGTACACCTTCTTTTGTCAAACCACAAAAGAAGTGTACCAAGAAAAAGGTTAAGGTTACGTAAGCAGTTTCGCACCACGCGCGAAGTGCTCAGTGAAACCCCTTTGAGGAAAGGGGGCTCAAACTCTCCAAACCTTTTCAATCACAATCTGTTTCGCCATACAAAATGCGTTGTCCTACATTGGTGCGTCTATTATGCAGGGCGTGGTACATGCACTAACCTTGCATTCTCACGGCGCAGGGCAAAAATCTGCTATCAATGGAAAAAGATAAAAAACGAGCCATCCGCTTAACACGGATGGCTCAATGTTTTTATAAATCAGAAGCGCTCACGTTTTACATAAGAGGTATGCAGTACCTCATGTGCTTTGTGGCTGCCGGGTTTACCAAAGTAATCCTCGTAAATCTTTTTGAGAGATGGGTTCTCATGAGATTTTCTGACAGCCTTGTTTTCATCGTTGGTGTAAAGCGCTTTTGCACGCAGTCCCTTCAAATCAACAAAGTTGCGTACCGATGCCGGCTGCTGCGGCTGACCGCCGCCGTTTACACAACCGCCGGGGCAGCCCATAACCTCGATGAAGGTGTAGCTCTTCTCGCCGTTTTTCACAGCTTCCAAAAGCTTCTTGGCGTTTGCAGTACCCGAAACAACCGCAACGTTTACATCCAAGCCGCCCACATTGTAGCTGGCTTCTTTGATGCCCTCGGTGCCGCGAACCTCGGTAAACTCAAGGTTTTTCAGCTCTTCGCCTGTGAGTTTTTCAACCGCTGTTCTCAAAGCAGCTTCCATTACGCCGCCTGTTGCACCAAAGATAACCGCTGCACCGGTGGATTCACCCATCGGGTCGTCAAAATCTTCGTCGGGCAAATTGACAAAGTCAAGGCCTGCACGCTGAATCATTCTGGCAAGCTCTCTGGTGGTTAACGAAATATCCACATCCGGTACACCTGCTGCGTTCTGGTTTTCACGGTCAATCTCAAACTTTTTCGCAGTACAGGGCATCACGCTTACGCTTACAATCTTCTTGGGGTCAATTCCGTTTTTATCTGCGTACCAAGTTTTGGCAAGCGCACCAAACATCTGCTGCGGAGATTTGCAGGTAGAGAGGTTGGGAATCATTTCAG encodes:
- a CDS encoding ribbon-helix-helix protein, CopG family, producing the protein MATFVPRKPEKDIISMRISLDLLEKVDAIAEKTGISRNELLNQCIAYALNNMYENE
- a CDS encoding DUF6809 family protein, which gives rise to MHRVLASLYLMNAKRRKANSRQDSIYSKISVETSESIKLLLLSLNPYEKRLLSKIIEGKDLLSGEAQRQNFEDGFRCGLRISNEIRGGRKRNTMQ
- a CDS encoding CPBP family intramembrane glutamic endopeptidase, which codes for MEETDKQIAQKTMKKAFSRIGWAMTALIAVTYATQFGLSRLMKYYIPQFLNNEVFWWILATIPLYIFGLGVLLLAVRGMPAAKMTEGKDLTAPQIGALTCITLALSVAGGIATLILNGILGLIKGSPVADPSSTIENMSIIPTFLVVGIIAPVVEEYIFRGILIDKLRAYGEAICVFASAFLFSLLHGNSYQLISTFIIGAVLAYVTVKTNTIVYAILIHMSNNILAIIAARITTTQNVFGAAVFSVFTMALIIAGFVFFGLSIKRISLDNGRNSISVWERLRVFILSPGVMVYTIINLLLIVFSIFFVS